A genomic region of Stenotrophomonas sp. NA06056 contains the following coding sequences:
- the hisC gene encoding histidinol-phosphate transaminase, translating to MSADIDGVLALVRPDLQAFAGYSSARSSAVQGEVWLNANESAWANPADATGGSRRYPEPQPVALRDALASLYDVQPQQLLVGRGSDEAIDLLVRALCVPGRDGVLVTPPVFGMYAVCARLQGAPLIDVPLIDDGEGLRTDLDAVIAAAKGQRATLVFLCAPSNPAGSDIPLAEIERVAMALRGQALVVVDEAYVEYAQRASATTLLAAHANLAVLRTLSKAHALAAARIGTLIAAPELIAVLRRCQAPYPVPTPCAELAVQALQPAALARTAERVATVIAERERLAAALVGLPGVRRVYASAGNYLLVRFADAQAAFGALLAAGVVVRDQRAAPQLGDALRISIGSPGENDRVLAALSARRAAA from the coding sequence ATGAGCGCGGATATCGACGGCGTGCTGGCCCTGGTACGGCCGGACCTGCAGGCCTTTGCCGGCTACAGTTCGGCGCGCAGCAGCGCTGTGCAGGGTGAAGTGTGGTTGAACGCGAACGAATCGGCATGGGCCAATCCGGCCGATGCCACGGGCGGCAGCCGCCGCTACCCGGAGCCGCAACCGGTTGCGCTGCGTGATGCGTTGGCGTCGCTGTACGACGTGCAGCCGCAACAGCTGCTGGTAGGCCGTGGCAGCGACGAGGCGATCGATCTGCTGGTGCGCGCCCTGTGCGTGCCAGGCCGCGATGGCGTGCTGGTGACCCCGCCGGTATTCGGCATGTACGCGGTCTGCGCGCGGTTGCAGGGTGCGCCGCTGATTGACGTGCCGTTGATCGACGACGGCGAGGGCCTGCGCACGGACCTGGATGCGGTGATTGCCGCTGCGAAAGGACAGCGCGCCACACTGGTTTTCCTGTGCGCTCCGTCCAATCCTGCTGGCAGTGACATTCCGCTGGCGGAAATCGAACGGGTGGCCATGGCCCTGCGTGGGCAGGCACTGGTGGTGGTGGATGAGGCCTACGTGGAGTATGCGCAGCGCGCATCGGCGACCACGCTGCTTGCCGCACACGCCAACCTGGCGGTACTGCGCACCTTGTCGAAGGCACACGCACTGGCCGCTGCACGTATCGGCACCCTGATCGCCGCGCCGGAACTGATTGCCGTGCTGCGCCGTTGCCAGGCGCCGTATCCGGTGCCGACGCCATGCGCTGAACTGGCCGTGCAGGCACTGCAGCCCGCCGCGCTGGCACGCACCGCCGAACGCGTGGCCACGGTCATTGCCGAGCGCGAGCGCTTGGCCGCCGCGCTGGTTGGCCTGCCGGGCGTTCGTCGGGTATACGCCTCGGCCGGCAACTACCTGCTGGTCCGCTTTGCCGATGCCCAGGCCGCGTTCGGCGCGTTGCTCGCTGCCGGTGTGGTGGTGCGCGACCAGCGCGCCGCGCCGCAGCTGGGCGATGCACTGCGCATCAGCATCGGCAGCCCCGGGGAGAACGACCGCGTGCTTGCGGCCCTGTCGGCACGGAGGGCCGCGGCATGA